The DNA region CAGAGGTGGGCCCAGACTTATGGGACCCTGCTTTGGCCTTACCCTGGGTCAAGCCTCCACATGTCCAACTGTTAAACAGAACTAAGGATCCTGGCTCCCCCACCTCCCTTCTatgagaaaggggagggaggggcttCTATGAAGTACAGGAAGACCCTCTACTTCAGCTTGGGGCAGAGGCCTATGCTCCCTAGTGGGCTTCAGAGCTGGGATATCCTCAGAGGCTCCTTCCCCTCTATGGAGGGCAGGGAAGGACTACATATGCAGTTTGAGGGGCTGGAGAACAAGTACTGGAGTGAACCGCTGCCCCATCCGATGTCTGCCCAACTGAGACAAAACAAGAAACACAGGACAAACAAGGATGCTCCCTTCCCTCCACACTCCAAGGGAGGGATCCTCTGTGCCCCCCCATCCAAGACAGCTGCTCTAGTGGAGGCTTGTAAAGAATATTCACACCACCGGGAAAGGGGATTGAGGGCTGGGCTAGAGGGAATCACAAGCACTAGGAGGCAGGACAGAGTCTTGGAGGATGGGGAGACAGCCCAACAAGGAGCTGTCACAAAGGCAAGGCCATCAATGGTCCCTTACCCCATGGCATGCCTTCCCCAACTCCAGTCACCccagaggaaaagggaagagatGGCAAAGTGTCTCCTTGGTCTGAAGCTCTCACACTGTATAAAATGGTGATGCATACCCCCTACCCTCACGCTCGCCTCCACCTAAGCCCGGAGTAGGGAGGTAGCTGGATTTttaataaggggaaaagggggtacATGAGCGGTTTTTTAaacttacatttttaatattattatttttttaaaaaaacttggaGCTGGGATAGGTGGCAGCAGAGAGCAGCCCAGAGCTTTACCCCTCTACTACCAGCCACCTGGGGGGAAGTTTGGGGGAGGGTCACTGAACCAAGTCCCATAACTTTAAGTCCCTAATGGCTGTGGGTACAGACAACCCCAGGCTTGAAGGGGTAGAGTCAGGAGGATGGGGAACCCTGACGTGGGGTGAGGATGGAAGTAAATGCTCCGGATGGTCAGGACATTTTTCAGAGGCCCAGAGTTCACGTAGACATCCGCATGAGTATCCCTTTCCCCCAAAAGGCTCTGCAGAGGCCAGGCCCAACCCAGGGCCACTGGGGGGCAAATCTTGGCACCTGCCCCCACCGAGTGCAGTTCCTCCCTGAAGTGGGTGGACGGAGCCTGCCCATTTTAGATGCTCAGTCTTTTCATTCTGTCTTCTGCTCCCTGGGGCTGCTAGGGGTGGAGCAGGcacgcagagcactgggtagCCATGGTGAGACCTTTACTGGGAGGCCTGTGATGTGGGGTTCTCCGATTTGCTTTCTTGGCTGGATGGAGGCTTGCTGTTCCAGGGGCTGTTGGCGCCCAGGGCTGGGGAGTTGTTAAAGCTGTCCTCGTCGTCAATGCCGTTGGCTGCGTCAAACTGGGTGTTCTCCAGCCGGGTGATGAGCCTCTCGTCCTCGTCCCCGAACTCCCCGCCCATCAGGGTGGGCTCCCCCACCACCATCACATCCTGAGAGTGGTGGAGGTCCCCAAACATAATCGGGGCAGGGGCTCGCCCAGCCCAGGGCAGCAGATACCCCCAGAACCCCAAAACCCACCCAGGAAACtcaacacccccacccccttctcaTACCCAAATTTAAAATCCCAACTCTCTGACACCCTCAGCCCCTAGAATCCTTTCCACCAAAAGACTACAGAGCATCACAGCTTTTAACCTACATCCATTAAGATTCTGGGAGGGGTAGTCAATCTACTCCCCTAGCTCTCTAGTCCACCTCCCCAAAATTTTAGGGAGTCTTAAACTGTCCACATGTAGGAAAGGAGGAACAGATTAAAAACACCAGTGGGGAATGCGTGCATGTGCATGCATTCTAGATTCACACATTCAAGAAAGTGCGTGCCTGTCAGTGGGAGTGTATGTTTCTGATGGTCTGAATGCCCCCAGGCTATCTAACCTGAATGCCTGTAGGTTCTCATGGCTGTCTCTGTCCATTTATGTTCTATGTTGCTGTGTCTGAGTCTGTGTGAGTACAAACTTGCATGTGACCGACACTCTCATCAGTGACAGGCATCAGCCCATGCTGGCAGAGTACACTAGACAAAACTGTCTTTACTTCTACACCTGCTAGTGAGCTCAGGCTGGGACAAGGTCAAGGGTCAGGGGCCAGCAGTGGGGCAGcccagaagagagaagaaagccgAGATGCTTACAGGTACCTGGCTGGAGAGGGCGAAGGTGCTGGCTGGgcttttcttcttgctgttgctattgttggTATTGCCACCCCCTGAGCTCATGGTGCTGCCCCCCGACATCTTCCGTTTCCGCCGTTTGCTGGGCTGCTGCCGTGCAGGCTCCGCTGTGCCAAGGAAAGGAGACTTAGGTAGGGCAGGGCCCTGGGCCCCTCGCTCTCCATTCCAGGCTCCTAAGGAGCCTGAGCCTACCCTGATCCCAATCTTGCAGACCAAAGAGCAAGAAAGGGACTTCATAAGAAGATAGAGATACAGCCTTGGGGAGTGGCATCAGATCCTGTAAGAGGAAGTGCAGGCCTGAGGCACTCACCAGGGGGTGCTACCATGCGCTGCCACTTCTGGAAAAGGCAGGTCTTGAGGCAGTCGCGGGGGCTGAGGCTGTAGGTCTTGTGGCGGGACATGAGCTCCTGCATGGGCTCAAGTATCAcacagagctggagggagacCAGGAGGTGGCTTGTCAGGAAGAGACATGGAGCTTAAGACCAAATAAGCTGGGGCAGAAACTGGGTGGTCAGAGACTCACTCGGAGGTAGTTGAGAGTAGAATTGGACAGCCCACACCGGGTGATATTTTTGGAGAGCTGATCCAACATCTGGGGGTCCTGGGCCTA from Manis pentadactyla isolate mManPen7 chromosome 8, mManPen7.hap1, whole genome shotgun sequence includes:
- the LDB1 gene encoding LIM domain-binding protein 1 isoform X1 — encoded protein: MLDRDVGPTPMYPPTYLEPGIGRHTPYGNQTDYRIFELNKRLQNWTEECDNLWWDAFTTEFFEDDAMLTITFCLEDGPKRYTIGRTLIPRYFRSIFEGGATELYYVLKHPKEAFHSNFVSLDCDQGSMVTQHGKPMFTQVCVEGRLYLEFMFDDMMRIKTWHFSIRQHRELIPRSILAMHAQDPQMLDQLSKNITRCGLSNSTLNYLRLCVILEPMQELMSRHKTYSLSPRDCLKTCLFQKWQRMVAPPAEPARQQPSKRRKRKMSGGSTMSSGGGNTNNSNSKKKSPASTFALSSQVPDVMVVGEPTLMGGEFGDEDERLITRLENTQFDAANGIDDEDSFNNSPALGANSPWNSKPPSSQESKSENPTSQASQ